The following proteins are encoded in a genomic region of Sulfurovum indicum:
- a CDS encoding vWA domain-containing protein: MSLLYPQFLWLLIPFGLLFLYLKPNLLIQRVHLIILLLLVFTLTRPQLQKGFQEESIEAKEVLIALDVSYSMRATDVKPTRYDYAKATIDTLLRENVQDNIMLIAFTTNPLLLSPPTTDHILVRTALNALDLNNILTKGTSLEKLFKKISSMKKVHRELLLITDGGEEKDLKRLTTALEDTDIHLTILALGSKQGTTIPTEDGSMLKDSDNHLVVSRINPLLKELAQAMNGTYLTASGNPQSTSDAINRSFSQSHLEAKRVNKLHYTTTELYQIPLLLALLLFLMLHTRASKYLLILFALLGIPLQASFLDTFYLDQAYHSYEAKEYNTTKRILTKIETPSLQKQFALANTFYKLHQYKKAIALYSAIHSTSASVKQKLYYNIANAYAMQRAYDKAKIYYTRALQLGDDEDALHNLKIIALLKKKKRAELGISHPKSQSSDSSKSNAEKGSQSKKTQDEEQQSSGSGSGGEKQESTKKKQEKQKLILDKREEQQPLSSKVYELINKGYIHETHPW; this comes from the coding sequence ATGAGTCTTCTCTATCCACAGTTTCTCTGGCTGCTGATCCCTTTCGGATTACTCTTTCTCTACCTGAAACCCAATCTCCTGATACAAAGAGTCCATCTGATCATCCTTCTATTGCTGGTCTTTACGCTTACGCGTCCACAGCTGCAAAAAGGATTTCAGGAAGAGAGCATCGAAGCAAAAGAGGTGCTTATTGCACTGGATGTCTCCTACTCAATGCGGGCTACCGATGTCAAGCCTACCCGCTACGACTATGCCAAAGCAACTATTGATACCCTCTTGAGAGAGAATGTACAGGATAACATCATGCTGATCGCCTTTACAACCAACCCCCTGCTTCTCTCTCCCCCTACAACAGACCATATACTCGTAAGGACAGCACTCAATGCTCTTGATCTGAACAACATTCTCACCAAAGGTACATCACTTGAAAAACTCTTTAAAAAGATCTCAAGCATGAAAAAAGTCCACCGTGAACTGCTGCTCATCACCGATGGAGGAGAAGAGAAAGACCTGAAGAGGCTGACAACAGCACTTGAAGATACCGATATTCACTTGACTATCCTGGCACTGGGAAGCAAACAGGGGACAACCATTCCCACAGAAGATGGAAGTATGCTCAAAGACAGCGACAACCATCTGGTCGTTTCACGTATCAACCCTCTTCTCAAAGAGCTTGCACAAGCCATGAACGGTACATACCTGACCGCATCAGGGAATCCACAAAGCACTTCCGATGCCATCAACCGCAGTTTTTCACAATCACACCTGGAAGCCAAAAGAGTGAACAAACTGCACTATACCACTACCGAACTCTACCAGATACCTCTTTTATTGGCTCTCCTGCTCTTTTTGATGCTGCATACCCGTGCCTCGAAATACCTGCTGATACTTTTTGCCCTCCTGGGTATACCGCTTCAGGCATCCTTCCTCGATACCTTCTACCTTGACCAAGCCTATCATTCCTATGAAGCCAAAGAATACAACACTACGAAACGTATCCTTACAAAAATAGAGACACCCTCTTTACAAAAACAGTTCGCTCTGGCCAATACCTTTTACAAGCTGCACCAATACAAAAAAGCCATTGCCCTCTACTCAGCCATCCATTCTACCTCAGCATCGGTCAAACAAAAGCTTTACTACAATATTGCCAATGCCTATGCAATGCAAAGAGCGTATGATAAAGCCAAGATATATTATACTAGAGCCTTGCAGCTGGGAGATGACGAAGATGCTCTGCACAACCTGAAAATCATTGCACTTTTAAAGAAAAAAAAGCGTGCGGAACTTGGTATTTCCCATCCCAAATCCCAAAGCAGCGACAGCAGCAAAAGTAATGCAGAAAAGGGCAGTCAGTCCAAAAAAACTCAGGATGAGGAGCAGCAAAGTTCCGGCTCCGGCTCCGGAGGCGAAAAACAGGAAAGTACAAAAAAGAAGCAGGAAAAACAGAAACTGATACTCGATAAAAGAGAGGAACAGC